The following proteins are encoded in a genomic region of Dokdonia donghaensis DSW-1:
- a CDS encoding YceD family protein has product MKELKLYTIQYVGLKEGEHTFEYTITKSFFDLFNYDDFNDASVEATLLLTKKSTFMEFDFNISGTINVNCDVTNEPYDQPISGSYELVVKFGQEFNDDIEDVLILPFGEYEVNVAQYIYELIVLSMPNKRVHPGIADGTLKSDILEKLEELSIPDQRAKEEKEEKEETDPRWDSLKKLLTDK; this is encoded by the coding sequence ATGAAAGAATTAAAACTATACACTATACAGTACGTAGGTTTAAAAGAAGGAGAGCATACGTTTGAGTACACGATTACAAAATCGTTCTTTGATCTTTTTAACTATGATGACTTTAACGACGCAAGCGTTGAGGCTACACTTCTCTTAACAAAGAAGTCTACCTTTATGGAGTTTGATTTTAATATCTCAGGAACAATCAATGTAAATTGTGATGTGACAAATGAGCCTTATGATCAACCTATAAGTGGGAGCTATGAGCTTGTAGTTAAGTTTGGTCAAGAGTTTAATGATGATATTGAAGATGTTCTTATACTCCCATTTGGAGAGTATGAAGTAAATGTCGCTCAGTATATTTATGAACTTATTGTGCTGTCTATGCCTAATAAAAGGGTTCACCCTGGTATAGCAGATGGAACATTAAAGTCAGATATTTTAGAAAAGCTGGAAGAATTAAGTATTCCAGACCAAAGAGCAAAAGAAGAGAAAGAAGAGAAAGAAGAGACAGATCCTAGATGGGATTCGTTAAAAAAACTATTAACAGATAAATAA
- a CDS encoding 4Fe-4S binding protein, which yields MKIIKNLGLVIFITGLAIWTASIFMGDFTLQQEQLDSFISEKGIKSELVAQKISDNVVGKKLGTFAFTGAVRDALAQNNDYYDAQIAKYDAAKEWDKKGEQYQYRINDKDFQAFSFSLAKKAGTGFIVENKGLMWFLTFGLGILGALMFIFPNLVLLGKPGIKNDHVYHEAATNRGWIAWLVLVYLVLFYLVLYFNADYVVNWTFILDPISNALNGGDASQWFVYGFLYCVIMITMAVRMYIKYRHNKYQIVRTTSVLFFQIVFAFLIPEIMASLGKPGYDFKNAFPLDYDFFFEWNLQSLTESGGLGIFILVWGVVLTLVIVPVMVYFFGKRWYCSWVCGCGGLAETLGDPYRQHSNKSMKAWKLERWLIHSVLVFSLVMTLVTLYCYFTGAEAFLGINSQWIKDTYSFLIGAWFAGVIGTGFYPIFGNRVWCRFGCPLAAYLGFVQRFKSRFRITTNGGQCISCGNCSTYCEQGIDVRAYAQKGENIVRSSCVGCGVCSAVCPRGVLKLENGPEAGRINPTQVLLGNDVDLMDYVNNKEAS from the coding sequence ATGAAAATTATTAAAAACCTAGGCTTGGTGATTTTTATTACTGGGCTTGCCATCTGGACAGCTTCCATCTTTATGGGAGACTTCACCTTACAACAAGAACAACTTGATTCCTTTATTTCTGAAAAAGGGATTAAAAGTGAGCTAGTAGCTCAAAAAATCTCAGATAACGTAGTGGGTAAAAAACTAGGCACATTTGCTTTTACAGGTGCCGTAAGAGATGCCCTTGCTCAAAATAATGACTACTATGACGCACAAATTGCAAAATATGATGCAGCAAAGGAGTGGGATAAAAAAGGAGAACAATATCAGTACAGAATAAATGATAAAGACTTTCAAGCCTTTAGCTTCTCACTAGCCAAAAAAGCCGGGACAGGATTTATAGTAGAAAACAAAGGCCTTATGTGGTTCTTAACCTTTGGGCTAGGCATACTAGGAGCACTTATGTTCATTTTTCCTAATCTCGTGTTGCTAGGTAAACCAGGTATCAAAAATGACCACGTATATCACGAGGCAGCAACCAATAGAGGATGGATTGCCTGGCTGGTGCTAGTGTACCTCGTACTATTTTATCTCGTGCTTTATTTTAATGCAGACTATGTGGTAAACTGGACATTTATACTTGACCCAATAAGTAATGCGCTTAACGGCGGCGATGCGAGCCAGTGGTTTGTATATGGCTTTTTATACTGTGTGATTATGATCACTATGGCGGTGCGTATGTATATAAAATACCGTCACAATAAATACCAGATTGTACGTACTACCTCTGTATTATTCTTTCAGATTGTATTTGCCTTTCTTATTCCTGAGATTATGGCAAGCTTAGGAAAGCCTGGTTATGATTTTAAAAACGCATTCCCGCTAGATTATGATTTCTTCTTTGAGTGGAATTTACAATCTCTTACAGAAAGTGGTGGCCTAGGTATCTTCATCCTCGTTTGGGGTGTTGTGCTTACACTAGTGATTGTGCCAGTGATGGTTTATTTCTTTGGAAAAAGATGGTACTGTAGTTGGGTTTGTGGCTGTGGTGGACTTGCCGAAACTCTTGGTGATCCCTACCGCCAGCATTCTAATAAATCTATGAAAGCCTGGAAACTTGAGCGCTGGCTTATACACTCGGTACTCGTGTTTTCACTAGTGATGACACTCGTCACATTATACTGTTACTTTACGGGTGCAGAAGCTTTTTTAGGAATCAACTCGCAGTGGATAAAAGACACCTATAGCTTCTTGATAGGCGCTTGGTTTGCAGGAGTAATTGGGACTGGTTTCTACCCTATTTTTGGTAACCGAGTATGGTGTCGTTTTGGATGCCCACTAGCAGCTTACTTGGGCTTTGTACAACGTTTTAAATCTCGTTTTAGAATCACCACAAACGGAGGGCAATGTATCTCTTGCGGTAACTGTTCTACCTACTGTGAGCAAGGAATTGATGTACGTGCATATGCTCAAAAGGGAGAAAACATCGTACGTTCTAGTTGTGTAGGTTGTGGTGTATGTAGCGCTGTATGTCCTCGTGGCGTACTTAAGTTAGAAAACGGACCAGAAGCAGGTCGTATCAACCCTACGCAAGTATTATTAGGTAATGATGTAGACCTTATGGACTATGTAAATAACAAAGAGGCAAGCTAG
- a CDS encoding PLP-dependent transferase has translation MLAYIKEVLQEMPQDWLRLTTHRLDIYDESQAKSQFLDEFEKLYNNNVSDQKSLSQLPTAYDYIRLGHPLSSILEWAIAKTYALKTESVISFQSKTVPVLAVLRKNLLENKSTRILYRGDLPTGFDATALKAVYGYNFELSKLDEGAAITAYKGSTVLISAQSRIATHTLEDAVDFYVDTYGDLGSILIINGEENNTYVGDIQHVRRRETVAMTPENTLVALESLVNTTDFTAKKSTKEADKVKVLSTIKEITQANSKALVGSSGLSIQYAIMMGLVAEAQEQHPDKAIKFVVPPNCYGGTNDQARRVAACLDNVEVVDLPVDGDNDMVQSVDRVLTLLAEQDAIPYIIAEIPTNPRVEVPDLVKLKEVLSTPRRTPSGDTAIDPVFILDQTFCPNVHFLGDDDYLSTVRAISYASGSKFPSGGKVTAGYCVANTKATPLIANIEKHLTICDNEATALQYELLAQQLPSMNQRIADAYVNTRKFVTFISEVLPDAKINFVSEELAQEGFTPSVFSLDLPTKGDTPAQRETYKRALNHKLINLMITEIPEESKYCVSYGQLKGVYWTIPATSTQGTTKEGDKDYIARVSLSPNMDLERHKEIFREFVSDM, from the coding sequence ATGCTAGCATATATAAAAGAAGTATTACAAGAAATGCCACAAGACTGGTTACGTCTTACCACACATAGATTAGATATTTATGATGAGTCTCAAGCCAAAAGCCAGTTTCTTGATGAGTTTGAAAAACTATATAACAATAATGTTTCAGATCAAAAATCACTGAGCCAGTTACCTACGGCTTATGATTATATTAGACTGGGACACCCACTATCAAGTATTTTAGAATGGGCAATAGCAAAAACATATGCCCTAAAGACAGAAAGCGTTATAAGCTTTCAGTCTAAGACTGTACCTGTGCTTGCTGTGCTTCGTAAGAATTTATTAGAAAATAAGAGTACGCGTATATTGTACCGAGGTGATCTCCCTACCGGCTTTGATGCAACAGCATTGAAAGCTGTATATGGCTATAATTTTGAGCTTTCTAAACTTGATGAAGGAGCAGCCATTACTGCATATAAAGGTAGTACAGTACTAATTTCGGCACAAAGTCGTATTGCTACCCATACCCTAGAAGATGCGGTAGACTTTTATGTAGACACCTATGGAGATTTAGGTAGTATTCTTATCATAAACGGTGAAGAAAATAACACATATGTAGGAGACATACAGCACGTGCGCAGAAGAGAGACCGTAGCAATGACTCCAGAAAACACACTTGTAGCACTAGAGTCTCTCGTAAACACAACCGATTTTACCGCTAAAAAAAGCACCAAAGAGGCAGATAAAGTAAAGGTTTTAAGTACCATAAAAGAAATCACACAAGCAAACTCAAAAGCGCTTGTAGGTTCAAGTGGCCTATCTATACAATATGCCATAATGATGGGGCTCGTGGCAGAAGCGCAAGAGCAACACCCAGACAAAGCAATCAAGTTTGTAGTACCGCCTAACTGTTATGGAGGGACAAATGACCAAGCAAGACGTGTAGCTGCCTGTCTTGATAATGTAGAGGTGGTAGACCTACCGGTAGATGGTGATAATGATATGGTACAAAGTGTAGACCGTGTGCTTACCTTACTCGCAGAGCAAGACGCTATACCCTACATCATTGCAGAGATCCCTACAAATCCAAGGGTAGAGGTCCCAGATCTTGTAAAACTTAAAGAAGTGTTGAGCACTCCTCGTAGAACGCCTAGTGGAGACACAGCAATAGATCCAGTATTTATTCTAGATCAAACGTTTTGCCCTAACGTACACTTTTTAGGTGATGACGATTATCTATCTACTGTGAGAGCAATTTCATACGCCAGCGGATCAAAATTTCCTAGCGGCGGTAAAGTGACTGCTGGCTACTGTGTGGCAAACACAAAAGCAACTCCGCTCATCGCAAATATCGAGAAGCACTTAACCATATGCGATAATGAGGCTACGGCTTTGCAATATGAGCTACTTGCTCAACAACTGCCTTCTATGAACCAGCGCATTGCAGATGCTTATGTAAACACACGTAAGTTTGTAACCTTTATAAGCGAAGTGCTGCCAGATGCAAAAATCAATTTTGTTTCAGAAGAGCTTGCTCAAGAAGGATTTACACCGTCTGTGTTTTCACTAGATCTACCTACTAAAGGCGATACTCCAGCCCAGCGTGAGACCTATAAAAGAGCGCTCAACCATAAACTTATAAACTTAATGATTACCGAAATCCCTGAGGAGAGTAAGTACTGTGTGAGTTATGGGCAACTTAAGGGTGTGTACTGGACTATACCGGCAACCTCTACCCAAGGCACAACAAAGGAGGGTGATAAAGATTACATCGCTCGTGTGTCACTCTCACCAAATATGGATTTAGAACGTCACAAAGAGATTTTTAGAGAATTTGTAAGTGATATGTAA
- the rpmF gene encoding 50S ribosomal protein L32, with amino-acid sequence MAHPKRKISKTRRDKRRTHYKAAIPQIAVDPTTGEAHLYHRAHWFEGKLYYRGQVVIDKTEEVEA; translated from the coding sequence ATGGCACATCCTAAAAGAAAAATCTCAAAAACAAGAAGAGATAAAAGAAGAACGCATTACAAAGCTGCTATACCTCAAATAGCTGTAGACCCTACAACAGGAGAAGCGCACCTTTACCACAGAGCACACTGGTTTGAAGGTAAGTTATACTATAGAGGTCAGGTAGTTATTGATAAGACTGAAGAAGTAGAGGCATAA
- the accC gene encoding acetyl-CoA carboxylase biotin carboxylase subunit, with protein MFKKILIANRGEIALRVIRTCKEMGIKTVAVYSTADRESLHVKFADEAVCIGPAASNESYLKMSNVIAAAEITNADAIHPGYGFLSENAKFSKICEEHDIKFIGASAEMISKMGDKATAKETMKAAGVPCVPGSDGIIKDFEECQKLAIETGYPVMLKATAGGGGKGMRAVWKEEDLLKAWEGARQESAAAFGNDGMYMEKLIEEPRHIEIQIVGDSTGKACHLSERDCSVQRRHQKLTEETPSPFMTDELRERMGDAAVKAAEFIKYEGAGTVEFLVDKHRNFYFMEMNTRIQVEHPITEQVVDYDLIREQILVAAGVPVSGKNYYPQLHSIECRINAEDPFNDFRPSPGRITNLHAPGGHGVRIDTHVYSGYMIPPNYDSMIAKLITTAQTREEAINKMKRALDEFVIEGINTTIPFHRQLMDHPDYIAGDYTTKFMEDFEMKPLED; from the coding sequence ATGTTTAAGAAGATACTTATAGCAAACCGTGGTGAGATTGCCCTTAGGGTAATACGTACGTGTAAAGAGATGGGGATTAAAACGGTAGCTGTATACTCTACAGCAGACCGTGAGAGTCTTCACGTAAAATTTGCAGACGAGGCAGTATGTATAGGCCCAGCAGCAAGTAACGAGTCTTACCTTAAGATGTCTAACGTTATTGCAGCAGCAGAGATTACAAATGCAGACGCCATACACCCGGGATATGGATTCCTTTCTGAAAACGCAAAGTTTTCAAAAATATGTGAGGAGCACGACATAAAATTTATTGGAGCATCTGCAGAGATGATTTCAAAAATGGGAGATAAAGCTACTGCAAAAGAAACTATGAAAGCCGCAGGCGTACCTTGTGTACCAGGATCTGACGGTATCATAAAAGATTTTGAAGAGTGTCAAAAACTTGCCATAGAGACGGGTTACCCAGTAATGCTTAAAGCTACCGCTGGTGGTGGAGGTAAAGGTATGCGTGCCGTATGGAAAGAAGAAGACCTACTTAAAGCTTGGGAAGGTGCACGTCAAGAAAGTGCTGCAGCCTTTGGAAACGACGGTATGTATATGGAAAAGCTCATAGAAGAGCCACGCCATATCGAGATCCAAATTGTAGGAGATAGCACAGGTAAAGCCTGTCACCTGTCTGAAAGAGATTGTTCTGTACAAAGACGTCACCAAAAACTTACCGAAGAGACACCATCGCCATTTATGACAGATGAGTTACGTGAGCGTATGGGAGATGCCGCAGTAAAAGCAGCAGAGTTTATCAAATATGAAGGAGCAGGAACGGTTGAGTTTCTTGTAGACAAGCACCGCAACTTCTACTTTATGGAGATGAATACACGTATACAAGTAGAGCACCCTATTACAGAGCAGGTAGTAGACTATGACCTTATACGCGAGCAAATACTTGTGGCAGCAGGCGTACCAGTATCTGGTAAAAACTACTACCCACAACTACACTCTATAGAGTGTCGTATCAATGCTGAGGATCCTTTTAACGATTTTAGACCATCACCAGGGCGTATTACAAATTTACACGCACCAGGAGGTCACGGAGTACGTATAGATACACACGTATACAGTGGGTATATGATACCGCCTAACTATGACTCTATGATTGCTAAGTTAATTACGACAGCACAGACTAGAGAAGAGGCGATTAACAAGATGAAACGTGCTCTTGATGAGTTTGTAATAGAAGGTATTAATACAACGATACCTTTCCACAGGCAACTTATGGATCACCCAGACTATATAGCTGGTGACTACACCACTAAGTTTATGGAAGACTTCGAGATGAAGCCTCTAGAAGACTAA
- a CDS encoding glycoside hydrolase family 113, translating to MIKTVLQSLIIILVLQACSAQPAPEQKVNGISFVANRSPVDSSHVAPVIDINANYAAVMPFGFVPALDKAQIVYNTDRQWYGETREGGRNYVAQLHNKGIDVMLKPQIWIRRGEFTGYLKMETEEEWLALEQSYRDFIMDYATLAQEENAAIFCIGTELEQFVVNRPAFWQQLIKDIKKVYKGKLTYAANWDEYKRTPFWQQLDYIGIDAYFPVCEEQTPTVECAIEGWTKWKEEISAFAKAQQRKVLFTEYGYRSVDYTGKEPWRSDRSMTAVNLEAQANVTKALYEAVWDEEWMAGGFLWKWFIHHDRVGGPENSQFTPQNKPAQDIVKEYYGRN from the coding sequence ATGATAAAAACAGTTTTACAATCTCTCATAATCATACTGGTCTTACAAGCGTGTAGTGCTCAGCCAGCTCCAGAGCAAAAGGTTAACGGTATAAGTTTTGTAGCAAACCGCTCTCCAGTAGACAGCAGTCACGTGGCACCCGTTATTGATATAAACGCAAACTATGCTGCCGTAATGCCTTTTGGTTTTGTGCCAGCGTTAGATAAGGCACAAATTGTATATAATACAGACAGGCAATGGTATGGTGAGACGCGAGAAGGCGGTCGTAATTATGTAGCACAACTACACAATAAAGGTATAGATGTAATGCTCAAACCCCAGATATGGATACGTAGAGGAGAGTTTACAGGTTATCTCAAGATGGAGACAGAAGAGGAGTGGCTGGCACTTGAGCAATCCTACCGCGATTTTATAATGGATTATGCCACACTTGCTCAAGAGGAAAATGCAGCGATATTTTGCATAGGCACAGAGCTGGAGCAATTTGTAGTAAATAGACCAGCTTTCTGGCAACAGCTCATAAAAGATATCAAAAAAGTATACAAAGGTAAACTTACCTATGCTGCAAACTGGGATGAGTATAAACGCACCCCCTTCTGGCAGCAGCTGGATTATATCGGTATAGATGCCTATTTCCCGGTATGTGAAGAACAAACACCTACTGTGGAGTGTGCCATAGAGGGCTGGACAAAATGGAAGGAGGAGATTTCCGCTTTCGCGAAAGCGCAACAACGCAAAGTACTATTTACAGAGTATGGTTATCGCTCTGTAGACTATACAGGTAAAGAACCCTGGCGCTCTGACCGAAGTATGACAGCTGTAAATCTAGAAGCACAGGCAAATGTTACAAAAGCACTTTATGAAGCCGTCTGGGATGAAGAGTGGATGGCAGGAGGCTTTTTATGGAAATGGTTTATACATCACGACCGTGTAGGAGGACCAGAAAATAGCCAGT
- a CDS encoding DUF547 domain-containing protein, with protein MKIVTFLFTLLVINSMSAQSTDVFFTDADVFFKEYIKNGRVDYAAVQSNPESLDKLLAVAQTIKVSKTDAKTYQAFWINAYNLSVIKGILAKYPVKQPLSIKGFFDKQKHAVGGSSITLNDIENEKLRAVFPDEARFHFVLVCAGLGCPPIINEAYMPSKLEAQLQRQTKLALNNPSFIRVKGKKVQISQIFEWYNVDFTRSGSVLEFINKYRDSKIDETAKLSYYPYDWTLNDIK; from the coding sequence ATGAAAATCGTTACTTTCCTTTTTACACTACTTGTTATTAACTCGATGAGTGCACAGAGTACAGATGTATTTTTTACAGATGCAGATGTTTTTTTTAAAGAATATATAAAAAATGGAAGAGTAGATTATGCTGCTGTACAAAGTAATCCAGAGTCTTTAGATAAACTCCTTGCGGTTGCACAAACTATAAAAGTGAGCAAGACAGATGCAAAAACGTATCAAGCTTTCTGGATCAATGCTTATAATCTTTCTGTAATAAAAGGGATTTTGGCTAAGTATCCCGTAAAGCAACCGCTCAGTATAAAAGGCTTCTTTGACAAACAAAAACACGCTGTAGGAGGTAGCTCAATCACACTTAATGATATAGAAAACGAGAAGCTACGTGCTGTTTTTCCAGATGAGGCTCGTTTTCACTTTGTACTTGTATGTGCAGGGTTGGGCTGTCCTCCTATTATAAATGAAGCCTATATGCCTAGTAAGCTTGAAGCTCAGTTACAGCGACAAACTAAACTAGCACTCAATAATCCATCGTTTATACGAGTAAAAGGCAAAAAGGTACAGATCTCACAAATCTTTGAGTGGTATAACGTTGATTTTACTAGAAGTGGGAGTGTGCTGGAGTTTATCAATAAATACAGAGATAGCAAAATAGACGAAACTGCAAAACTTTCATACTATCCATATGACTGGACACTTAATGATATAAAATAA
- a CDS encoding beta-ketoacyl-ACP synthase III — MSKISAAITAVGAYVPDYVLTNDVLATMVDTNDEWITTRTGIKERRILKEEGKGTSFLAIKAAQDLLEKKQLDPKELDMVIVATATPDMPVASTAVYTASQIGATNAFAFDLTAACSSFLYGMSTAASYIESGRYKKVLLIGADKMSSIIDYTDRATCIIFGDGGGAVLFEPNEEGMGLQDEYLRSDGVGREYLKIDAGGSILPTSQETLDNKQHTVFQDGKTVFKFAVSNMADVSDKIMKRNNLSGDDVNFLIAHQANKRIIDATAKRMELDEDKVLINIHKYGNTTSATLPLLMSDYENKLKKGDNIIFAAFGGGFTWGSIYLKWAYNSN; from the coding sequence ATGAGTAAAATCTCAGCGGCAATTACAGCTGTAGGAGCTTATGTTCCAGACTATGTGTTGACTAACGATGTTTTAGCAACTATGGTTGATACCAATGATGAGTGGATTACCACTCGCACAGGTATTAAAGAACGTAGAATTCTTAAAGAAGAAGGCAAAGGAACCTCGTTTCTTGCCATCAAAGCAGCACAAGATCTTCTTGAAAAAAAGCAACTCGATCCCAAAGAGTTAGATATGGTAATCGTAGCAACTGCTACACCAGATATGCCAGTAGCCTCAACCGCAGTATATACAGCCTCTCAAATAGGTGCGACTAATGCATTTGCATTTGATCTCACAGCTGCTTGCTCTAGCTTCCTTTACGGGATGTCTACAGCAGCTAGTTATATTGAGTCTGGTAGGTATAAAAAAGTACTGCTTATAGGCGCAGATAAAATGTCATCTATTATAGACTATACAGATAGAGCCACGTGTATCATCTTTGGAGATGGTGGTGGTGCAGTACTATTTGAGCCTAATGAAGAAGGGATGGGACTACAAGATGAGTACCTTAGATCTGATGGTGTAGGGCGTGAGTACCTCAAGATAGATGCAGGAGGGAGTATACTACCCACTTCACAAGAAACTTTAGATAACAAACAGCACACAGTTTTTCAAGATGGAAAAACCGTATTTAAATTTGCTGTTTCAAATATGGCAGATGTAAGTGATAAAATTATGAAGCGTAATAACCTTAGTGGTGATGACGTTAATTTTTTAATCGCACATCAAGCTAACAAACGTATTATAGACGCTACTGCCAAAAGGATGGAGCTAGATGAGGATAAAGTACTCATTAATATCCATAAATATGGTAACACCACATCAGCCACTTTACCACTGTTGATGAGCGACTATGAGAATAAACTAAAAAAAGGAGATAATATCATATTTGCCGCTTTTGGTGGTGGATTCACTTGGGGTTCGATCTACCTCAAATGGGCATATAACTCTAATTAA
- a CDS encoding NAD(P)/FAD-dependent oxidoreductase, producing the protein MEEHIVIIGNGISGVTTARHIRKASDKKITIISAETDHFFSRTALMYIYMGHMKYEHTKPYEDYFWKKNRINLKRAFVETVDHENKQLLLSGGEKMSYDKLVLAVGSKPNKFGWPGQDLDGVQGLYSKQDLDKLEANAPDNKTCKRAVVVGGGLIGIEMVEMLLTRDIPVTFLVRENSFWNGVLPQGESEMINRHITSHHVDLRLGFNLDSILADDNGKVRAVTIKETGEEIACNVVGLTAGVSPNVAFLKDSGIELGRGIKVNPMLETNIKDIYAIGDCAEQHEGINGRRPIEAVWYTGRMMGEALAQTLTGNPTAYNPGHWFNSAKFMDIEYQTYGWVFSKPKDGNTHFHWMHKDDNKCITIEMQEGTRKFVGINNFGIRLRHELFDRWLTEERTTDYVLEHLKDANFDPEFYSHYEKDILDAYNAAYGTSLAPKKKSWKRIFA; encoded by the coding sequence ATGGAAGAACACATCGTCATTATAGGTAACGGGATTTCTGGCGTTACAACCGCCCGTCACATCCGCAAAGCTTCAGACAAAAAGATCACCATCATCTCTGCCGAAACTGATCACTTCTTTTCTCGCACAGCGCTTATGTATATCTATATGGGACATATGAAATATGAGCACACAAAACCGTATGAAGATTACTTCTGGAAGAAAAACCGAATTAATCTTAAACGTGCTTTTGTAGAGACGGTAGATCACGAGAATAAGCAATTACTACTCTCTGGTGGTGAAAAAATGAGCTATGACAAGCTCGTGCTTGCCGTGGGGTCAAAGCCTAATAAATTTGGCTGGCCAGGGCAAGATCTAGATGGTGTGCAAGGGTTATATTCAAAACAAGACTTAGATAAACTTGAAGCAAATGCTCCAGATAACAAAACGTGTAAACGTGCTGTGGTAGTAGGTGGCGGCCTTATAGGTATTGAGATGGTAGAGATGCTGCTCACGCGTGATATACCGGTCACATTTTTAGTGCGAGAAAATAGTTTCTGGAATGGCGTTTTACCACAAGGAGAAAGCGAGATGATTAACAGACACATTACATCTCACCACGTAGATTTACGTTTAGGTTTTAATCTAGATAGTATTCTAGCAGATGATAATGGTAAAGTGCGCGCTGTCACTATAAAAGAAACTGGAGAAGAAATAGCTTGCAATGTAGTAGGACTTACTGCTGGAGTATCGCCTAATGTGGCATTCTTAAAAGATAGTGGTATTGAGCTAGGTCGAGGTATTAAGGTAAACCCTATGCTGGAGACTAATATAAAAGATATTTATGCCATAGGTGATTGTGCAGAGCAACACGAGGGTATAAACGGTCGTAGACCAATTGAGGCAGTATGGTACACCGGGAGAATGATGGGAGAAGCACTCGCCCAGACACTTACTGGAAATCCTACTGCTTATAACCCTGGTCACTGGTTTAACAGTGCAAAATTTATGGATATAGAGTACCAGACGTATGGTTGGGTGTTCTCAAAACCTAAAGACGGTAATACACACTTTCACTGGATGCATAAAGATGATAATAAGTGTATCACTATAGAGATGCAAGAGGGTACTCGCAAGTTTGTGGGTATAAATAACTTTGGTATCAGGCTACGTCACGAGCTATTTGACCGCTGGCTTACTGAGGAACGCACAACAGATTATGTGCTAGAGCATCTTAAAGATGCAAACTTTGATCCTGAGTTTTATAGCCATTATGAGAAAGATATTCTCGATGCTTACAATGCTGCATACGGGACATCGCTCGCGCCAAAAAAGAAAAGCTGGAAAAGAATTTTTGCATAA
- the accB gene encoding acetyl-CoA carboxylase biotin carboxyl carrier protein produces MDLKEIQNLIKFVAKSGASEVKLEMDDVKITIRTGADDEKAPTTFLQQMPAMQMAPAAPAAPAPVAEVAAPAAPAAPAEDNSKYITIKSPIIGTFYRKPSPDKPMFVEVGKTIGEGDVLCVIEAMKLFNEIESEVSGTIVKVLVDDSSPVEFDQPLFLVDPS; encoded by the coding sequence ATGGATTTAAAAGAAATTCAAAATCTGATTAAATTTGTTGCAAAGTCAGGCGCTAGCGAAGTAAAACTTGAGATGGATGATGTAAAAATCACTATCAGAACTGGCGCAGACGATGAGAAAGCACCAACTACTTTCTTACAGCAAATGCCAGCAATGCAAATGGCTCCAGCAGCACCAGCGGCTCCAGCACCAGTTGCAGAGGTAGCAGCACCTGCAGCACCAGCGGCCCCAGCAGAAGATAATTCAAAATATATAACTATTAAGTCTCCTATAATCGGAACCTTCTATAGAAAACCGTCTCCAGACAAGCCTATGTTTGTAGAAGTAGGAAAAACTATAGGTGAAGGTGATGTGCTTTGTGTTATAGAAGCGATGAAACTTTTTAACGAGATCGAAAGTGAAGTATCAGGTACGATTGTAAAAGTACTAGTAGACGATTCTTCTCCAGTAGAATTTGATCAGCCATTATTCTTGGTAGATCCATCATAA